A single region of the Bacteroides luhongzhouii genome encodes:
- a CDS encoding DUF3871 family protein, with product MRDLVIMPAMAQRRESLNMGEFAEEAIIVEEVTAPKRVNHFIEANTQEVTLQHLQQDCIIPSFASMEETISHQSFIGAVVDAAKDYFHGEQFDIPEIRISHPINGRIPSALGKKASELTDEEKTLFYQRMCFCFEIPSIVHDEYGNRLALSIGGVRAYNEINLYSKKSVERFKIFIGFRNRVCSNLMLTTDGLQDKIEVLSVQELYAAALNLFHAYNPSKDLHLLKTLGQMSISTSEFCQIIGRMRLYQALTPNQQKRLPRLLLGDSQINAACRAFVSDVNFKSTGDSITGWQLLNLLNGSVKSSYIDNFLERNLNCTEFVQGIQRAKLGDSEYAWFLG from the coding sequence ATGAGAGATTTAGTAATTATGCCAGCTATGGCACAGCGTAGAGAATCATTAAACATGGGTGAGTTTGCAGAAGAAGCAATCATTGTAGAAGAAGTAACAGCACCCAAGAGAGTAAACCATTTCATTGAAGCCAATACACAGGAAGTAACCTTACAGCACCTACAACAAGACTGCATCATTCCAAGTTTTGCATCAATGGAAGAAACTATTAGTCACCAATCCTTTATAGGTGCAGTAGTGGATGCAGCTAAGGATTACTTTCATGGAGAACAGTTTGATATACCAGAGATTAGAATCTCACACCCTATCAATGGTAGAATACCAAGTGCATTAGGTAAGAAAGCATCTGAACTGACAGATGAAGAGAAAACTTTGTTCTATCAGAGAATGTGTTTCTGCTTTGAAATTCCATCCATTGTACATGATGAATACGGTAATCGTTTAGCATTATCCATTGGTGGAGTGAGAGCATATAACGAGATTAACTTGTACAGTAAGAAGTCTGTTGAGAGATTTAAAATCTTCATAGGATTTAGAAATAGAGTTTGCAGTAATCTCATGCTCACCACTGACGGTTTACAGGATAAGATAGAAGTCCTAAGCGTACAGGAACTATATGCAGCAGCATTGAATCTGTTCCACGCTTACAATCCATCCAAAGACCTGCATCTGTTAAAAACACTTGGGCAGATGTCAATCTCTACAAGCGAGTTCTGCCAGATAATAGGCAGGATGAGATTATATCAAGCTCTTACACCCAACCAACAGAAACGCTTACCTCGTCTATTGTTGGGAGACAGTCAAATTAATGCAGCTTGCAGAGCATTCGTTTCTGATGTGAATTTCAAGAGTACAGGGGACAGCATTACAGGCTGGCAGCTCTTAAACCTGCTCAATGGTTCTGTGAAATCAAGTTACATTGATAACTTCTTGGAGAGGAATCTTAACTGCACAGAGTTCGTACAAGGCATTCAACGTGCCAAATTAGGAGATAGTGAATACGCTTGGTTCTTGGGCTGA